The following are encoded in a window of Pyrenophora tritici-repentis strain M4 chromosome 6, whole genome shotgun sequence genomic DNA:
- a CDS encoding Atrophin-1 domain containing protein, with the protein MDFPHTQLQASIVARVYLTTGVPSIYGQPNMREGSSDGEGSIRQHSLKSSSSLRNLGSLFGRSRTSVAGSSTQLASIAGADHEDDDTSATTERYHEPVIFEDETESSHESIGEGEIGEQITFQDALRYQDDDRHNHQGLFERRHQATVGRQGQDQVQCPQVSIPDDSITFGRSTRLKVKPTTTIDGASMYGADFDVAAALRSLEAHMAKETSEETNPEEVSDNLYQHSRPASLHVTLSSNDLERLTKELYEQTIADVHLSLFAFWINTSPENYHVARKHVRELGCDKGYIPCRLTNLAVRHLLTETEVSRPEYVHPKHCHYHNAALTTTSSHHTANLSGLKIWILIVTETDQEESGGVALRVDGDDGVVVVDAEQVSTGYTNVDSINANMAGLGLNDAASEAESDEDDEFRSRLASIYERMVVVQGPEELDEIMEELKILRALWAPRRV; encoded by the exons ATGGACTTCCCTCACACCCAGCTTCAGGCCAGCATAGTTGCGAGGGTGTATCTGACGACTGGAGTGCCTTCGATCTACGGTCAACCTAATATGCGTGAAGGCTCGAGTGACGGCGAAGGTTCTATCAGACAGCACTCCTTGAAGAGCTCGAGTAGTCTCCGAAACCTTGGAAGTCTCTTCGGACGCAGCCGCACCAGTGTGGCAGGCAGCAGTACCCAGCTGGCCTCCATTGCGGGCGCTGACCACGAGGATGACGACACAAGCGCAACGACTGAGCGCTATCACGAGCCAGTCATCTTCGAGGATGAGACTGAATCATCGCACGAAAGCATAGGCGAGGGCGAAATCGGAGAGCAAA TCACCTTCCAAGATGCACTTCGTTATCAAGATGACGATAGACATAACCACCAAGGTCTCTTCGAACGTCGTCACCAAGCCACAGTCGGAAGGCAAGGTCAAGATCAAGTCCAGTGCCCCCAAGTATCCATACCCGATGATTCTATCACTTTCGGTCGTTCTACCAGGCTCAAGGTCAAgcccaccaccaccatcgATGGTGCCAGCATGTACGGAGCAGACTTTGATGTCGCAGCTGCCCTCAGATCTCTCGAAGCCCATATGGCAAAGGAGACCTCAGAGGAGACCAATCCCGAGGAAGTTAGCGACAATCTCTACCAGCACTCGCGCCCAGCATCCCTACATGTCACTCTCTCGTCGAACGATCTCGAACGTCTCACAAAAGAGCTCTACGAACAGACCATTGCTGACGTTCACCTCTCTCTCTTTGCCTTCTGGATAAATACCAGCCCTGAGAACTATCATGTGGCAAGGAAGCATGTCCGCGAACTCGGCTGCGATAAG GGCTACATCCCTTGCCGGTTGACTAACTTAGCCGTCCGGCACCTACTGACCGAGACAGAGGTATCCAGGCCTGAGTATGTGCATCCAAAGCACTGCCACTATCACAACGCTGCCCTTACAACCACCTCCTCCCACCACACTGCCAACCTATCTGGACTGAAAATCTGGATACTCATTGTTACGGAGACTGACC AAGAGGAGTCGGGCGGCGTTGCGCTCCGCGTCGATGGCGACGATggcgtcgtcgtcgtcgacgcGGAGCAGGTATCCACCGGATA TACGAATGTTGACAGCATCAACGCCAACATGGCTGGGCTAGGCCTGAACGATGCTGCATCTGAAGCAGAATCGGATGAGGATGACGAGTTCCGCTCCCGCCTGGCATCCATCTACGAGAGAATGGTCGTGGTCCAAGGACCGGAGGAGCTTGACGAGATTATGGAAGAGTTGAAGATTCTGAGGGCGTTGTGGGCTCCAAGGCGTGTTTGA
- a CDS encoding INO80-Ies4 multi-domain protein, which translates to MTTKSQKTLVVTFKLSPESLSQFPHQPAPAVKEEAKASTPTPTPQIVEPTPAATPADSTADMNASTPSSLAPPSAKRKGPKPGSKRSAAQMEAGSNAGTPKQPKAKPGPKRKKMGDIINDPNSKGPFAAPAAINKAGPKANLGAINERLRALDRSGAKCRRWEKKGFQVRSFTGVLWQVPTYQPGRGSAFADDVKSDTTGTSDSKLKDESSAISDKSGMNGDSTPIPTPMNGLESSPAPIPA; encoded by the coding sequence ATGACCACAAAATCACAGAAGACACTCGTCGTCACATTCAAGCTGTCACCAGAGTCCCTAAGTCAGTTCCCGCACCAGCCCGCGCCCGCCGTCAAGGAGGAAGCCAAGGCATCTACACCAACACCCACGCCCCAGATTGTCGAACCTACGCCTGCTGCCACTCCCGCAGACTCGACCGCAGACATGAACGCCAGCACACCCTCGTCGCTCGCTCCTCCCTCGGCCAAGAGGAAGGGCCCCAAGCCTGGGAGCAAGCGGAGTGCTGCGCAGATGGAGGCTGGCTCCAACGCCGGCACACCCAAACAACCAAAGGCCAAGCCTGGGcccaagaggaagaagatgggAGACATCATCAACGACCCCAACTCAAAAGGTCCCTTTGCTGCACCAGCAGCCATCAACAAGGCTGGCCCCAAGGCTAACCTAGGCGCCATCAACGAGCGACTACGTGCCCTTGACCGATCAGGCGCCAAGTGCCGTCGatgggagaagaagggcTTCCAAGTTCGCAGCTTCACCGGCGTCCTGTGGCAAGTACCTACCTACCAGCCAGGCCGCGGGTCTGCTTTCGCCGACGACGTCAAGAGCGACACcactggcaccagcgacTCCAAGCTCAAGGACGAAAGTAGTGCCATCAGCGACAAGAGCGGCATGAACGGCGACAGCACGCCAATACCGACGCCGATGAACGGCCTCGAAAGCTCACCAGCTCCCATTCCAGCTTGA
- a CDS encoding PTC1, Serine-threonine protein phosphatase: MSAKSFGTFIDSEPSTPAYSPRMDHGWDDSSVVLVRPMSSSSEPSSPTEPVWPAIAYFFVEFKDWTNAVYAAYSPQDDGGRLASALHFYSNTDEIQHHLDYHIPDPAAPFKNPEAAKFIFDDQFERLCSGWMMTEKDAKRGYKGMPGVQMPITHGCRIRSNQPCEDFFSMGTSPGPGGEKLWNYWTIFDGHAGKLTALTLTWLLIPRVSSALSALASTASSPEIESALKNAFLAVDKSIMDRAKTAANWFPAANAVAFAALTPAFSGSCALLAAFDPQTSTLRVACTGDSRAVLGRWDPESATYTAMPLSVDQTGFNEAEVQRLNAAHPDEPNMLDPNSGRLLGIAVTRAFGDHRWKWDNESVKTAQHKFWGPAPRPGSKTPPYMTAEPEVTETKIVRAGGTVTAGKAEEDKKSDFLILASDGLWDRISSDHAVECVSRYISARARGSGSVRADPVLAASPPASYAMATTLDDGVTCDPDNEKEVDWKATPEFFAIEDENAAVCLARNALGGTRRGLLMGLMAIPRPWTRSAMDDTTVLVVFFDELGMDGQAKKGGVVAGEVEGKKKKWWWPL; the protein is encoded by the exons ATGTCCGCAAAGTCGTTTGGCACCTTCATCGACTCTGAGCCGTCCACACCAGCCTACTCACCACGAATGGACCATGGATGGGATGACTCTTCGGTGGTCTTGGTCAGACCCATGTCTTCGTCTTCTGAACCTTCCAGTCCTACAGAGCCTGTATGGC CTGCCATTGCATACTTCTTCGTCGAATTCAAAGACTGGACAAATGCCGTCTACGCAGCCTACAGCCCGCAAGACGATGGAGGAAGGCTGGCATCAGCCCTCCATTTCTACAGCAACACGGATGAAATTCAACACCACCTGGACTACCACATCCCAGACCCCGCCGCGCCGTTCAAAAACCCCGAGGCTGCAAAGTTTATATTCGACGACCAATTCGAAAGACTCTGCTCGGGCTGGATGATGACAGAAAAGGATGCAAAAAGGGGGTATAAAGGCATGCCAGGCGTGCAAATGCCGATAACCCACGGGTGCCGCATCCGCAGCAACCAACCGTGTGAGGACTTCTTCTCCATGGGCACGAGTCCCGGTCCTGGGGGCGAGAAATTGTGGAATTACTGGACTATATTCGATGGCCACGCGGGAAAACTCACGGCGTTGACATTAACTTGGCTGTTGATTCCACGCGTTAGTTCTGCACTCTCAGCCTTAGCATCCACAGCATCCAGCCCAGAGATTGAATCCGCGCTGAAAAACGCCTTTCTCGCTGTCGACAAGAGTATCATGGACCGCGCCAAAACAGCCGCAAACTGGTTCCCTGCCGCAAACGCCGTTGCCTTCGCCGCCCTCACGCCAGCCTTCTCAGGCTCCTGTGCCTTACTCGCCGCCTTCGATCCGCAAACCTCCACCCTCCGCGTAGCCTGCACCGGCGACTCGCGCGCCGTGCTCGGCCGTTGGGACCCAGAGTCTGCCACCTACACAGCCATGCCCCTCTCCGTCGACCAAACCGGCTTCAACGAAGCCGAAGTCCAGCGTCTGAACGCCGCCCACCCAGATGAACCAAACATGCTCGACCCAAACTCCGGCCGTCTCCTCGGCATAGCCGTAACCCGCGCCTTCGGTGACCACCGCTGGAAATGGGATAACGAGAGTGTGAAGACCGCTCAGCACAAGTTCTGGGGTCCCGCACCGAGACCGGGTAGTAAGACGCCGCCGTACATGACTGCGGAGCCTGAAGTTACCGAGACGAAAATCGTACGTGCGGGTGGGACCGTCACTGCTGGCAAGGCGGAGGAGGATAAGAAAAGCGATTTCCTCATCCTAGCCTCCGACGGCCTCTGGGACCGCATCTCCTCCGACCACGCCGTGGAATGTGTATCCCGCTACATCTCCGCGCGCGCCCGGGGCTCAGGTTCCGTGCGCGCAGACCCGGTTCTGGCGGCCTCACCGCCGGCTTCTTATGCCATGGCCACAACACTAGACGACGGCGTCACGTGCGATCCGGATAACGAGAAGGAAGTCGATTGGAAAGCAACGCCCGAGTTCTTCGCTATCGAGGATGAGAATGCGGCGGTTTGTCTGGCGAGGAATGCGTTGGGTGGGACTAGGAGGGGACTGTTGATGGGATTGATGGCTATACCGAGGCCATGGACTAGGAGTGCGATGGATGATACGACTGTGCTTGTTGTGTTCTTTGATGAGCTTGGGATGGATGGGCAGGCGAAGAAGGGCGGTGTTGTGGCTGGGGAGGTGGaggggaagaagaagaagtggTGGTGGCCTTTGTGA
- a CDS encoding WD40 repeat protein: MNLSLVDPFVLAQDCPDVITGRLRSGHSTSIRFSHRGDLLASGRHDGIVVIFDIETNGVARKLRGHTRQVQSLSWSTNDRYLLSAGQDWKCVLWDLKDGSRVRTVRFEAAIFIAELHPKNHMCFVAALFEDQPVIVDMTDQVPIKHSLSSAPHRTDIERENASEKQTAQDAKQTTTMTLFTPTGQHIIAGTNKGWLNIIDTETHQVRYSFRVTTNIIVYIRLTPSGRDVVLNSSDRIVRTLHLPDLSDPKLDFDTLQLEVEHKFQDLVQRLSWNHVSFSPTGEYVTASTWMNHHIYVWERGQGSLVKILEGTKEELSVVEWHPFRPFVAAVGVDSGRIWLWSILQPQRWSALAPDFVEVEENVEYIEREDEFDIQPLEELHKRRLDQEDEEVDVLTVDPVKASGTELGSAVGEAEFRMPVLLDIEASDSEDEVVAVGAGQFRRRTPGAAREWMNDDEVAVSGDEARRANGHAVQNGTKRRR, encoded by the exons ATGAATTTATCCTTGGTTGACCCCTTTGTCCTTGCCCAGGACTGCCCCGATGTCATCACCGGTCGTCTAC GCAGCGGCCATTCAACGTCAATCCGTTTCAGCCACCGCGGCGACCTGCTTGCATCCGGACGT CACGACGGCATAGTAGTCATATTTGACATTGAGACCAACGGCGTCGCGCGCAAGCTCCGAGGCCACACGCGCCAAGTTCAGTCGCTCAGCTGGTCGACCAACGACCGCTACCTCCTCAGCGCAGGCCAGGACTGGAAATGTGTATTGTGGGATCTGAAGGATGGCTCACGGGTGCGCACTGTCCGCTTCGAGGCAGCCATCTTCATAGCGGAGCTGCACCCCAAGAACCA CATGTGCTTTGTGGCCGCCCTCTTCGAAGACCAACCTGTCATTGTTGACATGACCGACCAAGTCCCCATCAAACACTCCCTGTCATCCGCGCCCCACCGAACCGACATTGAACGCGAGAATGCCTCTGAGAAGCAGACGGCTCAGGATGCGAAGCAAACGACGACTATGACTCTCTTTACTCCGACTGGCCAACACATCATCGCTGGTACAAACAAGGGGTGGCTGAACATTATAGATACAGAGACACACCAAGTACGCTACTCCTTCAGGGTTACCACAAACATCATTGTATACATCCGCTTGACGCCCTCAGGCAGAGACGTCGTGCTCAACTCTAGCGACCGTATTGTCAGGACACTCCACCTCCCCGACCTCAGTGACCCCAAGTTGGACTTTGACACTCTCCAACTGGAAGTCGAACACAAGTTCCAGGATCTGGTCCAAAGGCTCTCATGGAACCATGTCTCGTTCAGCCCTACCGGCGAATACGTCACTGCTTCTACCTGGATGAACCACCACATCTACGTCTGGGAGCGTGGACAGGGAAGTCTGGTTAAGATCCTCGAAGGCACCAAGGAGGAGTTGTCTGTAGTTGAG TGGCACCCCTTCCGTCCCTTCGTCGCCGCTGTCGGAGTAGACTCTGGCCGCATCTGGCTCTGGTCCATCCTGCAGCCCCAGCGTTGGTCTGCCCTCGCCCCCGACTTTGTCGAAGTAGAAGAAAACGTCGAGTACATTGAGCGCGAAGACGAGTTCGACATCCAGCCTCTCGAGGAGCTCCACAAGCGGCGTCTAGACcaagaagatgaagaagtTGACGTGCTCACAGTGGACCCTGTCAAGGCTTCGGGCACAGAACTTGGATCAGCAGTAGGAGAGGCAGAGTTCAGGATGCCCGTATTATTGGATATCGAGGCTAGTGATAGCGAAGATGAAGTGGTAGCTGTGGGCGCTGGTCAGTTCCGACGACGTACTCCTGGTGCCGCAAGAGAGTGGATGAATGACGATGAGGTGGCAGTCAGCGGCGATGAGGCACGCAGAGCTAACGGTCATGCAGTTCAAAACGGTACAAAGAGGCGGCGGTGA
- a CDS encoding ran-binding protein (RanBPM): MNARRESWARVAAGSVGSNNSFQQPARSTPFSHFVNNSAAAHANRLSRSIDADGHMSTSFGRGGGPLPSYSSQSGYWQGLGGSAQDVPPFFVPSYLRGSKHAEKLHEAHKAKLTAHREFKSTHSSNAGSLSTSSSSVNLHKIPPSHRGLTHEVVERAPVFVDEPVAPWPTRWNDGDRFNQLELEESGRLAKFSGTQKTHDEAAAVRADFPMPRQCGIYYFEITVISKGKDGRMIGIGFSGPKVALSRIPGWEPDSYAYHGDDGQVFSNTTSGRSYGPKFGTLDIIGCGINFRTNTAFFTKNGHLLGTAFRDLKPNMPYYPTVGMKKPGETVRVNFGQEPFNFDIDKMVHDEKAAIQAEIARTKFESYAGGSEDALIHQLVGQYLAHDGYVETARAFSDEIVEEARTLANGEDETIPYRTAVEDLDALNRQKIRTAILDGDIDKALKHTSAYYPSVLRDNENIYFKLRCRKFIEMIRRSSEMTAQCRASKRSAPSATNKRNSTATEEYDFEMELDEQLGVHNAPPSWDNKDQDDELDDDDDMEDKETKIARATNDTITYGMELRTEFANDPRREVKKALEDTFALIAYPDARESMLAPLLEVSGRAPVAEELNSAILVSLGKSSSAALERLIQQTEALVAELADDGGPGAFINVRSDYLQ; the protein is encoded by the exons ATGAACGCTCGTAGAGAGAGCTGGGCCAGAGTCGCTGCTGGTTCAGTCGGCAGCAACAACTCATTCCAACAGCCTGCGCGCTCCACACCCTTCTCACACTTTGTCAACAACTCCGCGGCAGCGCATGCGAATCGGCTCTCACGCTCCATCGACGCCGACGGCCACATGTCTACAAGCTTCGGAAGGGGCGGCGGACCACTGCCTTCCTACTCGAGCCAGTCTGGCTATTGGCAGGGTCTGGGAGGGTCTGCCCAAGATGTACCTCCCTTCTTTGTGCCCTCATATCTCCGAGGGTCCAAGCATGCAGAGAAGCTACATGAGGCGCACAAGGCGAAGTTGACCGCGCATCGCGAATTCAAGTCGACGCACTCGTCCAATGCGGGGTCACTCTCAACGAGCTCCAGTAGCGTGAATCTACATAAAATACCACCTTCACATCGAGGTCTCACGCATGAGGTTGTCGAGCGCGCACCGGTATTTGTGGATGAGCCAGTGGCGCCTTGGCCGACAAGGTGGAATGATGGAGACCGGTTCAATCAGCTGGAGCTCGAGGAGAGTGGGAGACTAGCCAAGTTCTCGGGCACGCAGAAGACACACGATGAGGCAGCAGCGGTGCGAGCAGACTTTCCAATGCCTCGGCAGTGTGGCATCTATTACTTTGAGATTACCGTCATCTCCAAAGGAAAGGACGG GAGAATGATCGGAATCGGCTTCTCCGGACCAAAGGTTGCCTTGAGCCGGATACCAGGCTGGGAACCGGACTCGTATGCATATCATGGTGATGATGGTCAGGTATTCAGTAACACTACTTCGGGGAGGTCATATGGGCCCAAGTTTGGCACATTGGACATCATCGGTTGTGGCATCAACTTTCGAACCAACACCGCCTTTTTCACAAAGAATGGGCATCTGCTAG GCACCGCTTTCCGGGATCTGAAGCCGAACATGCCTTATTACCCCACAGTAGGCATGAAGAAGCCAGGTGAAACAGTACGAGTAAACTTTGGTCAAGAACCCTTTAACTTCGATATCGACAAAATGGTGCACGACGAGAAGGCAGCTATACAGGCCGAGATCGCTCGGACAAAGTTTGAGTCTTATGCAGGCGGCAGCGAGGACGCGTTGATACATCAACTAGTGGGGCAATATCTGGCTCACGATGGCTACGTGGAGACTGCGCGGGCTTTCTCGGATGAGATTGTTGAGGAGGCGAGAACGCTTGCGAATGGCGAAGATGAGACTATCCCTTACCGGACAGCAGTGGAGGACTTGGACGCACTGAACCGGCAAA AAATACGTACAGCGATTCTCGATGGCGATATTGACAAGGCACTGAAGCACACAAGCGCATATTATCCCTCTGTGCTTCGGGACAACGAGAACATATATTTCAAACTTCGCTGCCGAAAGTTCATCGAGATGATCAGACGATCTAGTGAAATGACAGCGCAGTGCAGGGCCTCCAAGCGATCGGCTCCTTCTGCAACAAATAAGCGGAACTCTACAGCGACGGAGGAATATGATTTCGAGATGGAGCTAGATGAGCAGCTGGGCGTTCACAACGCACCACCGAGCTGGGACAACAAGGACCAAGACGATGAACTagacgacgatgatgacaTGGAAGACAAAGAGACCAAGATCGCACGAGCAACGAATGACACGATTACATATGGCATGGAACTCAGAACCGAATTCGCAAACGACCCCAGACGGGAAGTCAAGAAGGCTCTCGAGGATACTTTCGCACTCATCGCCTACCCTGATGCACGAGAAAGCATGTTGGCGCCATTATTAGAAGTCTCTGGTCGCGCACCGGTGGCGGAGGAGCTTAATAGCGCGATATTAG TCTCTCTAGGCAAATCCTCCTCAGCCGCGCTCGAGCGCCTAATCCAACAAACCGAAGCCCTGGTAGCTGAGCTCGCTGACGATGGCGGCCCCGGCGCCTTCATCAACGTCCGAAGTGACTACTTACAATAG